One segment of Stenotrophomonas sp. SAU14A_NAIMI4_8 DNA contains the following:
- a CDS encoding LysM peptidoglycan-binding domain-containing protein — protein sequence MSTEKKADFSGVSASVDSTAQQVPKADFSGVSASVDSTAEVVSGGTYTVQKGDSLSKIAKQHLGDANAWKKIFEANRDVLDDPDKIFPGQTLKLPPK from the coding sequence ATGAGTACCGAGAAGAAGGCCGATTTCTCCGGCGTAAGCGCCAGCGTCGACAGTACCGCGCAACAGGTTCCCAAGGCGGACTTTTCCGGCGTGAGCGCATCGGTGGACAGTACCGCTGAGGTTGTCAGTGGCGGCACCTACACCGTGCAGAAGGGAGATTCGCTGTCGAAGATCGCCAAGCAGCACCTGGGCGATGCCAATGCCTGGAAGAAGATCTTCGAGGCCAACCGCGATGTGCTTGACGACCCGGACAAGATCTTCCCGGGCCAGACCCTGAAGCTGCCGCCGAAGTAA
- the queF gene encoding NADPH-dependent 7-cyano-7-deazaguanine reductase QueF (Catalyzes the NADPH-dependent reduction of 7-cyano-7-deazaguanine (preQ0) to 7-aminomethyl-7-deazaguanine (preQ1) in queuosine biosynthesis) → MNTPQDSSLGREVSYPSQYDPGLLFPIPRIGARSEIGLDDAALPFVGHDRWHAFELSWLDPRGKPQVAVATVQVPCTSPRLIESKSFKLYLNSLNSTRIDSAEALRERLAADLSACAGAPVQVEFGLPALREAPLGESIDGLEVEIDCYGPPQANYLAADAGNVVEETLVSALLKSNCPVTGQPDWATVSLRYRGPKIDRAGLLRYLVSYREHAEFHEQCVERIFSEVSARCQPQWLEVEARYTRRGGLDINPWRASPGIAAPAATYRELRQ, encoded by the coding sequence ATGAACACCCCCCAGGACTCCAGCCTCGGTCGCGAGGTCAGTTACCCGTCGCAGTACGATCCCGGCCTGCTGTTTCCCATCCCGCGCATCGGCGCCCGTTCGGAAATCGGCCTCGATGATGCCGCGCTGCCGTTCGTCGGCCATGACCGCTGGCACGCCTTCGAACTGAGCTGGCTCGACCCGCGTGGCAAGCCGCAGGTGGCCGTGGCCACCGTGCAGGTGCCGTGCACCTCGCCGCGGCTGATCGAATCGAAGTCGTTCAAGCTGTACCTGAACTCCCTCAACAGCACCCGTATCGACAGTGCCGAAGCCCTGCGCGAGCGCCTGGCCGCCGACCTGTCGGCCTGTGCCGGTGCGCCGGTGCAGGTGGAATTCGGTCTGCCGGCGCTGCGCGAAGCGCCGCTGGGTGAGTCCATCGACGGGCTGGAGGTGGAGATCGACTGCTATGGCCCGCCGCAGGCCAATTATCTGGCTGCCGACGCGGGCAACGTGGTGGAAGAGACCCTGGTGTCGGCCTTGCTGAAATCCAACTGCCCGGTGACCGGCCAGCCGGATTGGGCCACGGTCAGCCTGCGCTACCGCGGCCCGAAGATCGATCGTGCTGGCCTGCTGCGTTATCTGGTCAGCTACCGCGAGCACGCCGAGTTCCACGAGCAGTGCGTCGAGCGCATCTTCAGCGAGGTGTCCGCACGCTGCCAGCCGCAGTGGCTGGAAGTGGAAGCGCGCTACACCCGCCGCGGTGGCCTGGACATCAATCCCTGGCGTGCCAGCCCCGGCATCGCAGCCCCCGCTGCGACCTACCGCGAACTGCGCCAATAA
- a CDS encoding M20 family metallopeptidase: protein MRRSLLLSALLLAVPALAHADVAERPEVTAAAQRLQAQVVEWRRDFHQHPELSNREARTSAEVAKRLRAMGLKPKTGIAHHGVVAIIEGGKPGPKIALRADMDALPVTEQTGLPFASKATAQYRGQTVGVMHACGHDAHTATLLGVAEALVAMKKDLPGQVMLIFQPSEEGAPPPEEGGAALMLKEGLFADFKPEAVFGLHVFSSVQAGQIAVRGGPLMAASDRFGIKVIGRQTHGSAPWNGVDPIVATADLVGTAQTIVSRRTNLSKQPAVLTFGAINGGIRYNIIPDEVEMVGTIRTFDEGMRQQIFADLRNVAEHTAAAHGAKAVTEIYEAEGNPATVNDPALTAKMLPSLQAVVGKDNVYEPPLQMGAEDFSLYAKEVPGMFFFVGSTSVGIDPATAPANHSPKFLLDEKALDVGLRALLQVSLDYLHGAGTPAG from the coding sequence ATGCGCCGTTCCCTGCTGCTGTCCGCCCTGCTGCTGGCTGTGCCGGCCCTTGCCCATGCCGACGTGGCCGAGCGCCCGGAGGTGACCGCTGCCGCGCAGCGCCTGCAGGCGCAGGTGGTGGAATGGCGCCGCGACTTCCACCAGCACCCGGAACTGTCCAACCGCGAAGCGCGCACCTCGGCCGAGGTGGCCAAGCGCCTGCGCGCGATGGGCCTGAAGCCGAAGACCGGCATTGCCCACCACGGCGTGGTGGCGATCATCGAAGGCGGCAAGCCGGGCCCGAAGATCGCCCTGCGCGCGGACATGGACGCGTTGCCGGTAACCGAACAGACCGGCCTGCCGTTCGCCTCCAAGGCTACGGCGCAATACCGCGGGCAGACCGTGGGGGTGATGCACGCCTGTGGCCATGATGCGCACACCGCCACCCTGCTGGGCGTGGCCGAGGCCTTGGTGGCGATGAAGAAGGACCTGCCAGGCCAGGTGATGCTGATCTTCCAGCCGTCCGAAGAAGGTGCGCCGCCGCCGGAAGAGGGTGGTGCCGCGCTGATGCTGAAGGAAGGCCTGTTCGCCGACTTCAAGCCCGAGGCCGTGTTTGGTCTGCACGTATTCTCCAGCGTGCAGGCCGGGCAGATCGCGGTGCGTGGCGGCCCGTTGATGGCCGCTTCCGATCGCTTCGGGATCAAGGTGATCGGTCGCCAGACGCATGGTTCGGCACCGTGGAACGGGGTGGACCCGATCGTGGCCACCGCCGATCTGGTCGGCACCGCGCAGACCATCGTCAGCCGCCGCACCAATCTGTCCAAGCAGCCGGCGGTGCTGACCTTCGGTGCGATCAACGGCGGCATCCGCTACAACATCATTCCCGACGAAGTGGAGATGGTCGGCACCATCCGCACCTTCGATGAGGGCATGCGCCAGCAGATCTTCGCCGATCTGCGCAACGTGGCCGAGCACACGGCCGCGGCGCACGGGGCCAAGGCGGTGACCGAGATCTACGAGGCCGAGGGCAACCCGGCCACGGTGAACGACCCGGCGCTGACCGCGAAGATGCTGCCGAGCCTGCAGGCGGTAGTGGGCAAGGACAACGTCTATGAGCCGCCGCTGCAGATGGGCGCGGAGGATTTCTCGCTGTACGCCAAGGAAGTGCCGGGCATGTTCTTCTTCGTCGGTTCCACCAGCGTGGGCATCGACCCGGCGACGGCGCCGGCGAACCATTCGCCGAAGTTCCTGTTGGATGAGAAGGCGCTGGATGTTGGCCTGCGCGCGTTGCTGCAGGTCAGCCTGGATTATCTGCACGGCGCCGGCACCCCGGCGGGGTGA
- a CDS encoding efflux RND transporter periplasmic adaptor subunit, which yields MSRVWKIVLLVVAVLVLAVVGVRVLGGGKDKAAGPGAAARQGGEDPDAGPVPVTVVDATRQDVPVYASALGTVTAMNTVTVSPQVGGQLMSLNFREGQEVKQGDLLAQIDPRSAQASYDQAVAAQRQNEALLATARSNYQRSNAPEYRQFVAKTDLDTQRNQVSQYESAVAANEASARAAQVQLQYTRITAPISGIAGIRAVDAGNVVNAGTALVTLTQIHPIHVLFNLPERQLGDVRQAQAAGKVPVAALDRADSHVLSGDGSLDVVDNLISADSGTFKARAIFENTDNGLWPGQFVNVRMQLRTIAGGVVIPTQAVLRGPDGEYVYLVQGDNTVKMQTVRSGVEVGDSHVQITEGLKGGERVVSEGQFRLKPGSKVTALKPGETPAAPTEAELKAAEQKSGGRGRPGGGPR from the coding sequence ATGTCACGTGTTTGGAAGATCGTGCTGCTGGTCGTGGCAGTGCTGGTGCTGGCAGTCGTCGGCGTGCGGGTACTGGGCGGCGGCAAGGACAAGGCGGCAGGCCCGGGCGCCGCGGCGCGCCAGGGCGGCGAAGACCCCGATGCCGGCCCGGTGCCGGTTACCGTGGTCGATGCCACCCGCCAGGATGTGCCGGTGTATGCCAGCGCCCTGGGTACGGTCACGGCCATGAACACCGTCACGGTCAGCCCGCAGGTGGGTGGCCAGCTGATGAGCCTCAACTTCCGCGAAGGCCAGGAAGTGAAGCAGGGCGACCTGCTGGCGCAGATCGACCCGCGCAGCGCGCAGGCCAGCTATGACCAGGCCGTGGCCGCCCAGCGCCAGAACGAGGCGCTGCTGGCCACCGCCCGTTCCAACTACCAGCGCTCCAACGCGCCGGAGTATCGCCAGTTCGTCGCCAAGACCGATCTGGATACACAACGAAACCAGGTGTCACAGTACGAAAGCGCAGTGGCCGCCAACGAGGCCAGCGCGCGCGCCGCGCAGGTGCAGCTGCAGTACACCCGCATCACCGCGCCGATCTCCGGCATTGCCGGCATCCGTGCGGTCGACGCTGGCAACGTGGTCAATGCCGGTACCGCGCTGGTCACCCTCACCCAGATCCACCCGATCCATGTGCTGTTCAACCTGCCCGAACGCCAGCTGGGCGACGTGCGCCAGGCGCAGGCCGCAGGCAAGGTGCCGGTCGCTGCGCTGGACCGCGCCGATTCGCACGTGCTGTCCGGTGACGGCTCGCTGGACGTGGTGGACAACCTGATCAGCGCCGACAGCGGCACCTTCAAGGCCCGCGCGATCTTCGAAAACACCGACAACGGCCTGTGGCCGGGCCAGTTCGTGAACGTGCGCATGCAGCTGCGCACCATTGCCGGTGGCGTGGTCATTCCCACCCAGGCCGTGCTGCGCGGGCCCGATGGCGAGTACGTCTATCTTGTGCAGGGCGACAACACGGTCAAGATGCAGACCGTGCGCAGTGGCGTGGAAGTGGGCGACAGCCACGTGCAGATCACCGAAGGCCTGAAGGGTGGCGAGCGGGTGGTCAGCGAAGGCCAGTTCCGCCTGAAGCCGGGCAGCAAGGTGACCGCGCTGAAGCCGGGCGAAACCCCCGCTGCGCCCACCGAGGCCGAACTGAAGGCCGCCGAACAGAAGAGCGGCGGCCGCGGCCGTCCCGGTGGTGGCCCGCGCTGA
- a CDS encoding efflux RND transporter permease subunit, with the protein MGFSTIFIRRPIATSLLMAGLLLLGILGYRKLPVSALPEIDAPSLVVTTQYPGANATTMASLVTTPLERQFGQISGLELMTSDSSAGLSTIILQFSMDRDIDIAAQDVQAAIRQATLPSSLPYQPVYNRVNPADAAIVTLKLTSDTRPLREVNNYADSILAQRLSQVQGVGLVSIAGNVRPAVRIQVNPAQLSNMGLTMEELRSALTQANVNAPKGSLNGKTQSYSIGTNDQLASAAEYRDTIISYKNGRPVRLSDVAQVVDGVENDQLAAWADGKPAVLLEVRRQPGANIVQTVERIRAILPQLQGVLPADVHLEVFNDRTETIRASVHEVQFTLILTIGLVVAVIFVFLRRLWATIIPSVAVPLSLAGTFAVMAFTGMSLDNLSLMALVVATGFVVDDAIVMIENIVRYIEQGKSGREAAEIGARQIGFTVLSLTVSLVAVFLPLLLMPGVTGRLFHEFAWVLSIAVVLSMLISLTLTPMMCAYLLKPDALPEGEDAHERAAAAGKQNLWTRTVGLYERSLDWVLDHQRATLVVAAAALVLTVLLYVLIPKGLLPEQDTGLITGVVQADQNIAFPQMEQRTKQVAEALRQDPDVTGVSAFIGAGSMNPTLNQGQLSIVLKERGQRDGLDEILPRLQKAVAGIPGVALYLKPVQDVTLDTRVAATEYQYSLSDVDSATVATQATRLTEALRQRPELADVDNNLSNQGRALELNIDRDKASVLGVPMQTIDDTLYDAFGQRQISTIFTELNQYRVVLEVAPEFRTSTALMEQLAVASNGAGALTGTNATSFGQVTSSNSSTATGIGAQNTGITVGAGNIIPLSALAEGKVTSAPLVVSHQQQLPAVTVSFNVAPGYSLSDAVKAIEETKASLDMPAHLHAEFIGKAAEFTGSQTDVVWLLLASLVVIYIVLGVLYESYIHPITIISTLPPAGVGALLALMVCGLSLSVDGIVGIVLLIGIVKKNGIMMVDFAIEARRAGANAHEAIRRACLLRFRPIMMTTAAAMLGALPLALGTGIGSELRRPLGIAIVGGLLLSQLVTLYTTPVIYLYMERFSEWLARRREQRALRDGSLQEPQA; encoded by the coding sequence GTGGGCTTTTCGACGATCTTCATCCGCCGTCCCATCGCTACCTCGCTGTTGATGGCGGGCCTGTTGCTGCTGGGCATCCTGGGTTACCGCAAGCTGCCGGTGTCGGCGCTGCCGGAAATCGATGCGCCCAGCCTGGTGGTCACCACCCAGTACCCCGGTGCCAACGCCACCACCATGGCGTCGCTGGTCACCACCCCGCTGGAGCGCCAGTTCGGGCAGATTTCCGGGCTGGAACTGATGACCTCCGATTCGTCGGCCGGGTTGTCCACGATCATCCTGCAGTTCTCGATGGACCGCGACATCGATATCGCCGCGCAGGACGTGCAGGCGGCGATCCGCCAGGCCACCCTGCCCTCGTCGCTGCCCTACCAGCCGGTCTACAACCGGGTGAACCCGGCCGACGCGGCCATCGTCACCCTGAAGCTGACCTCTGACACGCGGCCGCTGCGCGAGGTCAACAACTACGCCGATTCGATCCTGGCCCAGCGCCTGTCGCAGGTGCAGGGCGTGGGTCTGGTATCGATTGCCGGCAACGTGCGCCCGGCCGTGCGCATCCAGGTCAATCCGGCGCAGCTGTCGAACATGGGCCTGACCATGGAAGAGCTGCGCAGCGCGCTCACCCAGGCCAACGTCAACGCGCCCAAGGGCTCGTTGAACGGCAAGACCCAGTCCTACAGCATCGGTACCAACGACCAGCTGGCCAGTGCCGCCGAGTACCGCGACACCATCATCAGCTACAAGAACGGCCGCCCGGTGCGGCTGTCCGACGTGGCCCAGGTGGTGGACGGCGTGGAGAACGACCAGCTGGCCGCCTGGGCCGATGGCAAGCCGGCGGTGCTGCTGGAAGTGCGCCGCCAGCCCGGTGCCAACATCGTGCAGACCGTCGAACGCATCCGCGCCATCCTGCCGCAGCTGCAGGGTGTGCTGCCGGCCGACGTGCACCTGGAAGTCTTCAACGACCGCACCGAAACGATCCGTGCGTCGGTGCATGAAGTGCAGTTCACCCTGATCCTGACCATCGGCCTGGTGGTGGCGGTCATCTTCGTGTTCCTGCGCCGGCTGTGGGCCACCATCATTCCCTCGGTGGCGGTACCGCTGTCGCTGGCCGGCACGTTCGCGGTGATGGCCTTCACCGGCATGTCGCTGGACAACCTTTCGCTGATGGCGCTGGTGGTGGCGACCGGCTTCGTGGTGGACGATGCGATCGTGATGATCGAGAACATCGTGCGCTACATCGAGCAGGGCAAGAGTGGCCGCGAAGCGGCCGAGATCGGCGCGCGCCAGATCGGCTTCACCGTGCTGTCGCTGACCGTCTCGCTGGTGGCCGTGTTCCTGCCGCTGCTGCTGATGCCCGGCGTCACCGGCCGCCTGTTCCACGAATTCGCCTGGGTGCTCAGCATCGCCGTGGTGCTGTCGATGCTGATCTCGCTGACGCTGACGCCGATGATGTGCGCCTACCTGCTCAAGCCCGACGCGCTGCCCGAGGGCGAAGACGCGCATGAGCGCGCAGCGGCCGCCGGCAAGCAGAACCTGTGGACGCGCACCGTGGGCCTGTACGAACGCAGCCTGGACTGGGTGCTGGACCACCAGCGCGCCACCCTGGTCGTGGCCGCCGCCGCGCTGGTGCTGACCGTGCTGCTGTACGTGCTGATTCCCAAGGGCCTGCTGCCCGAACAGGACACCGGCCTGATCACCGGCGTGGTGCAGGCCGACCAGAACATCGCCTTCCCGCAGATGGAGCAGCGCACCAAGCAGGTGGCCGAGGCCCTGCGCCAGGACCCGGACGTGACCGGCGTGTCGGCCTTCATCGGTGCCGGCAGCATGAACCCCACGCTCAACCAGGGCCAGCTGTCGATCGTGCTGAAGGAGCGCGGCCAGCGCGATGGCCTGGATGAGATCCTGCCGCGCCTGCAGAAGGCGGTGGCCGGCATTCCCGGCGTGGCGCTGTACCTGAAACCGGTGCAGGACGTGACCCTGGATACGCGCGTGGCCGCCACCGAGTACCAGTACTCGCTGTCGGACGTCGATTCGGCCACCGTGGCCACCCAGGCCACGCGCCTGACCGAGGCGCTGCGCCAGCGCCCGGAGCTGGCGGACGTGGACAACAACCTGTCCAACCAGGGCCGTGCGCTGGAACTGAACATCGACCGCGACAAGGCCAGCGTGCTGGGCGTGCCGATGCAGACCATCGATGACACGCTCTACGATGCGTTCGGCCAGCGCCAGATCTCCACCATCTTCACCGAGCTCAACCAGTACCGCGTGGTGCTGGAAGTGGCGCCGGAATTCCGCACCAGCACCGCGCTGATGGAACAGCTGGCCGTGGCCTCCAACGGCGCCGGCGCGCTGACCGGCACCAACGCCACCAGTTTCGGCCAGGTCACCTCGTCCAACTCGTCCACCGCCACCGGCATCGGTGCGCAGAACACCGGCATTACCGTGGGCGCGGGCAACATCATTCCGCTGTCGGCGCTGGCCGAAGGCAAGGTGACCAGCGCGCCGCTGGTGGTCAGCCACCAGCAGCAGCTGCCGGCGGTGACCGTCTCCTTCAACGTGGCGCCGGGCTACTCGCTGTCCGATGCGGTCAAGGCCATCGAAGAGACCAAGGCCAGCCTGGACATGCCGGCCCACCTGCATGCCGAGTTCATCGGCAAGGCCGCCGAGTTCACCGGCAGCCAGACCGACGTGGTGTGGCTGCTGCTGGCTTCGCTGGTGGTGATCTACATCGTGCTGGGCGTGCTGTACGAAAGCTACATCCACCCCATCACCATCATTTCCACCCTGCCGCCGGCCGGCGTGGGCGCGCTGCTCGCGCTGATGGTGTGCGGCCTGAGCCTGTCGGTGGATGGCATCGTCGGCATCGTGCTGCTGATCGGCATCGTGAAGAAGAACGGCATCATGATGGTGGACTTCGCCATCGAAGCCCGCCGTGCCGGCGCCAACGCCCACGAAGCGATCCGCCGCGCCTGCCTGCTGCGCTTCCGCCCGATCATGATGACCACCGCCGCGGCGATGCTGGGCGCGCTGCCGCTGGCACTGGGCACCGGCATCGGCTCGGAACTGCGCCGCCCGCTGGGCATCGCCATCGTCGGCGGCCTGCTGCTGTCGCAGCTGGTAACGCTGTACACCACGCCGGTGATCTACCTGTACATGGAACGGTTCTCGGAATGGCTGGCCCGCCGCCGCGAGCAGCGCGCGTTGCGCGACGGTTCGCTGCAGGAGCCGCAGGCATGA